From the genome of Grus americana isolate bGruAme1 chromosome 4, bGruAme1.mat, whole genome shotgun sequence:
cACCTGTCTGCAGTGACCTGTGTAACTAATACATGGCTTACCTGTGTCAATGAAGCAATAAGGATTGGTATcaataaaacctttaaaaaccAACCAgtcaaaaaccccacaaactttCTACCTTATTACTTTTTATAGGCCTGATCCTGATGCTATTTTTACAATTGTATTTTATCTTAACAAAGCAAAGCTAGATTTACACTGCAGTAATTCAAAACAGAGCAAGGGTTGCATGCCTACAGACAGAACTCTCTACGTATTTTCATGGGGTTTTGTTCATCTAAGCACAAGTACAAAATGCTTTAATAGTATGGTAATTTAGCGGAAGAATAAAGGATTCTGAAACACTTTGGCTGTCAGTCGCCTACCTTTTGCTGTTTGTTATGTGTCTTTTCTCCCTAAGCCAGTCATCAGAGGAGACACTGACTTTTCTAACACTCTCTCCTCTACAACAAAATAGACACATCTACTTAGCACCCAGAGAAGGCAAACCCAGGAGAAACACACTTTTTCCTCTTGATATGCTGTACgtaatttttaatgcaaatcaaTCTGGGATATATTTGTTTTCCCGAAATaggagaggatttttttgtttgtttggggggttgcttatttattttaattaaattaaaaattaaaactgcatgGTTTACAACCACCTTTCCAAAAGTCCTTTGCTGCCCTCACGTGTTTCATAGGAAAAGTAACTCTTGAAGTctacatacaaaataaaataactttgcCAAGCAAGACAACATCTTCTCCTGTTATGAACAAGACATAGTCCAtggaaataactgaaaaatacgtgaaagtttatttctttcttctagtAAAGCTGACTGGTTTAGAATTTAAcgattatatattaaaaataagaaaaatttatTCAGTTTGAGATAAACATAAGTTCCAAGCAACAGATTTCAAAGCTAGCAGGCTAATTTATGGAAATTTGATGATGTTAGCCTGGTGTAAAATTTGAAAcactttatttcaaaacttaCTTTTCATTAAAGCTAATTTCAGCACCTTTCTGCTGCTTATACTGACTGGCAAAGAAACTTCTTTCCTGTTCCATTATACTATACATAAAATCATGTCACTGTTGCATTAAGGCTTCCATTACTGTCGCAACCAGTACATCCAAAGCTACGGTTCCCATACCAAGCTTTCCTTTGACACTCCCACCAGCCACTGCCCTGCACTCCTCCTGAGGGTCTCACCCTGCCACAGACACCATTAGCAGACACCTGGAGTCACAGTTTGACAGATTTTGCACTCAGAATTTGGCTGCTGAGGTTCAGACTGTCCTTAAAAAGCCTTCACTGTTCACTTCTCATGTTACTGTCTTCATCCTATCCAGTCCCTACACTGATCCCAGACCTAATTATGTCCATACAAGTTTGCAATAACATCTATTATGCCAATCCTGGGTTTACAATGATAAAATACATCAGAATAACCAATAAAATCTGCTCTGTTAACAAGCTCTTTCATACTCTGGTTATAAGCCACAAATAGCCCTTCTGTGCCAAAATTGGTGACAGTTTAGCTGATCCCCCAACAGCCATTCCACAGGAGGgggaaggcaaaggcagagctggATCATGATCCCCACAGGGTTGTTCAACCCTGGACATGAGCTATTTGGTGGGATCACATCATAAACTTTTATTTATACTGACAGGCTTTTCCTGAACTGCAGCAATTGTCTTACCATTAGAACTAACACCATATGAGTGCCTTTAAACTGCCTCAACTTCTCAGTAATGACAGTACGTTAACTTCTCTCTTCACTACAGAAATATGTAGAACTCTTGGCTATAAAGCAGAAtgatgaatttttctttccatgattAAGAAAAGCTGCCTGCATGATAAACATTctgcaaataaatacaagtgCTCCTTTATCAATGGGGTAGACAGGAGGGAACTGTTGTCATCTCATGAATAAAGTACTGGGGTTTGTTCTCTCTTCCCCTGACAGCTAATAACTCTGGTATCATAGTCTCACTCTAGAAAAGCTTTTTGCCATTGCCATTTAgttgctcattttttaaaaagctagcAGATGCAGCATAAGGACTGCCAACATCAAAATACTTTCACCATTCTAGTCACTGAAAATAGCAAAAGGCCTTTTTATgtgaagggaggggagaggcttAAACGCTTATGTAACCCAGAGAACTCTGTAGCGCTGCTGATTAAAGTTAGTTAAATCCTTCTCCACTCACCAGTGGTGAGATGCCAGACATTAGTCAAGCACTcaaactgctgctgaagctACCTGGCCCCCTCTCAAAGAGGGATTACCATCCCAGAGAGGAATGCTACAAAAAAGCCAGTTCTCAGAAGTCAGCAAGCCCAGGTGTTTGAACAGGGCTGACAGGATAGAGAGAGGCACAGCTGACTGAGCCACAGCCCTGACCCACCCTCCACAGCCATTAGTTTAATCCTTTGGCTTTTACTTGCCAAGGCTGTACATACCTATTCacctagaaattaaaaatacatggacCTCTTGCATTTCATACGgtataatttctctttcaaacttGTATTTTTGGATAAAATGCTGGACAGGACATTAAATGCGCCAGGACAGGGCACCTGTGCTTTCACCTTGTGGGAACAAGATAGGAGTAGGTTAAAACATACAAATATGCTAATTACAAATACTGTGTAAAAATACCTGGGGTGGGAATTAACAAAACAGACTGTGTTAACTTATACCAGCCTAATGAAGTTAGAAATGCCAAATGCTAACATGCTCGCTCAAGCACCAGCTCATGACCAGTCTCTAAGGAAACCAATGAGCCACCATAAGCACACAGAGGtttctctcaaatattttcttccagcatAACCTAATTGCACCACACACCAGAGCCTGAGGACCGTGGCTATGCAGCACAGAGTAGTTTTTCTCTCCCCACCAGTGGGGATAATTTAACCtataaactgcatttctgctgcCCCAAAGAAGCAACTACACCTTCTCTTTCCTACTGGCAACCCAGTTTCCAGGTACCAACTAACTTTCCTCAGTTTAACCTAGTAGTTAACTGAATGCTCAGCATCTCTTCAGCCCTGCGCGCCTCACCGTGCATCTCCCACACGGAAAAACACCGCGTGAAACACGGGCTTTTTCCAGGCGCTGCCGGGAACCCCGAAACACAGCAAAAGCGGCGGCAGGACACCCGAAGGCAGCCGCACCCCCGAGCCGGGCCACTCGCAGGAGCACCGCGAGGTGCGGTGCAAGAGACACTACTGCCGGGCGGCCACCATTTCATGCTCTGCCtcggcccgccccgccccgcccggcggGGTGCCGGCCCCTCGCGCCGGCCTGCCCCCAGGCCCGCTGTAGGAGGGGGCGGAGGACTGCCTGCGGGCAGAGGCTGGGAAGAACGGTGCTGTCAGCCCACTCTGCCCCACGAAAACAGCCCGGCCGCAAGCTCCgcggggtgggtggggggcGCTCCCGAGACCCCACCCGCCATGACATggcggcccggggcggggcggcggccggGGACCCGGCAGGGAGCGGGCCCCGCTGCCCAGCGCGGCGTGGCGCGACCCGTCGCTCGCCCCTGCCCGTCGATGGGGGTGCTGGCGTTGGCgcttctctgctgcctgctgcgggCAGGCAGCGCCGCCCTCTTGGCGCCTGCAGGCACCCGGCTTggggaggagggcggcggcggcgatcGTCCGGGCCGCCCTCCGTGGGACGGAGGTGGCCGGGAGAAagaagcggcggcggcggcccttCGGGtaggtgtccctgcccgcactTACACTCGCGATTCGCGCTACACAGCGGGCCCTGCTGCCGCCGTGCTGGCTGCGGGCTCCGCCGAGGGAGGAGGGGTGGCGAGGTGCCGCTCTGCCGCTGCTAACTGGGTAACTGGAGGGTGAGAGGTGGAGGAAGGTGGCACGGCAGAGCTCTTCAGCCCGGAGTACCGAAGCCCGCTCCGGCATCTTTTGCTGTTTAGTTTTCCTCAGCCTGCTCGGTTTCCCCTTAAGTTACGGGGGCTGGGGTATCgctgcttttctccccttccccgtTTCTGACGCCAGGTGTCAGCCCCGGACCGAGGAGCCTCGGGCCCCGTCCTGGCCTCCCGGCGCGGCGGGAAGCGGGTTTCACCCGTCCCGTGCCTCACGTCTCCGGCTGTACAGAGATTCCTGTCAAAGCACTTTCCCGGGGAAACGGGGCAACCGGGAAAGTCAGGCAGGGCGGCACCACCCTGCCGGCTGTGGTGTCCCCCTTTCCGCATCGTGCCTGACGAGAGGTGCCTGGGGGAGCCGGGCGGGTGTCAGTCTAACGGGGCGGCGGGGTGGTTACCGGGGCCGAGGGAGCGCGGTAGCAGCCCGGCCTGCTGCTGGCCCCCGTGGCGTTGGTGGGACCGCAGGTGATGCTGCTGTGGGTTCCTCCCTTGCGTGACAACCCAGCGTGCACCAGCGGACGTCGTCTGCTGAGAAGGTGTGATGAAGTTATCATAAACACAGAAGGTGGcattaattttttgttatttcatgTTGAACTTTGTCAGCAGAAGAACTTGGGGAGAGGAGTGTCAGATTGTCTTGCTTTTGTAGGTCAAAACCATGTTTTTCAGAGATTTAGGATTCCTGATAATTTAAACTTTAGGGCTTTTTATTATCTTTAGGCTATTATACCGTTCTTTTGCTTTATAAGGACATAAAGCAAGACAGGGTTCTCTCTTATCTGAAGACATTGTTATGTATCTCTGAACCACAAGGTTTGTTGTGCTGTCAAAGAAGGGCATGAGATGAGTTTGACCCAATTTGTTCTCAGCTTGCCTGTTTTGTCTGTCTCATACCAATCTTTTACCCTCAATGCACTTAACATGTTTTTTGGGTATCTTTCTTGGAGTTGAAATTAGTCTAATGGCTTTCATATTTGATAGGTTTGATAGGAATCCATGATGAATCTGAGGTGAACAGCTGTCTTGTTATCTAAGTTCATGTTTACTGTTGctaaccttttatttttcttgctcttaTGGTTTTGTCTCTACTGCTAACTTAATAATGtccacatattttttttttccttcaggaaagtGCTAAAAGAATTAGATTACTAAATTCATCATCAAAAGATAATATGACTGCTTTCTATGGAATAAATCAGTTTTCTcacctgtttcctgaagagttcAAAGGTATATATGCTGGCTGCTGCTAATgccttttctgttattttctttattatttccCAGAACCTTGTATCTTTCATGTTTACAGATTCTTCCAGTGCTGAGAGTCAGCTAGTTTACAATGTCTGGTACCAAACTGTAAGTACTTCTGAAGGATACAACAATCCTCTTCATGTTTCTCTAGTCTTGCAAGGTTGAATTGCCCAGAGCCTGAATTTGATTTAGTATACAGAcccttctttcctctgttctCACTGGGCCTTAAAGCCTTCTTCAGTTCCTATTCCCTATCCCAAGGCAAAATTGACTACTATCCAAACAATGCTCGGGGGGGCAAGGCTGTACAATGCTAGCTATGACTTTCAGGAGCAATATGACATCCTTAATTTTTTCTATTAAGAAAATTTGTCTGATACCTATCCTAATCTTCCCTTCTTGGTGTTCAAGTCTGCTTTTATGTGCTCTATTCATCGTGGGATTTCAcaccttttttaattttaaataattaagcaaGGCTTTTTTAGTGAAAAACTAGCAATTTGCGTATGTTTCAGAATCTTTACATTATTCTCttcttattttccccttttacctgactaaaataaagtaatattttttccagtgagtaaaatgtgaaaattttcaaacaaaacttGTTTTATGGAGTGGTTGTTGATCGGCTTTAGTAAATCTTCATGCTTTGTACCCACATTCCCTACAtggaatatttctgttctttccagAACTGTGGGAATATTTACATTTGTTCTGGAGTataattgttattttaaaatacatgaattttCTATGGATTTGAGAATGAGATGTAATCTCATGATTGTAACTGCAGATCAAAGTTATCTCTATGGCTTCTAGTAAAACAattgtttgtggggtttttttttaagttaatagATTTATAGATGTTTGTATTCTGTGTTTAGCTATTTACTTAAGAAGCATACCTCACAAACTTCCCAGATACATAAAAGTGCCAAGCGGAAAGGAAAAGCCTTTGCCCAAGAAGTTTGACTGGAGGGACAAGGAAGTCATTGCAGAAGTGAGAAATCAGCAAACAGTAAGTCCtggtgttttcctttcctggttCTCAAGCACTGCTCAGAGGCAGTTCCAGCAGGTAGGTCCTAGAGCACAGTGAAGGTTTTGGAAGGGATCAGCACTGCCTCCAAACTCCTTGCACAAGTATGGCTGGTTGAACATATACAAAGTCACATAGCGTTTTATGCAAAGCGGGATTAGACTTAAAAGCATGAGATGCAAAAGTTGTGCATTTAGAAATTGTGCAATTACAAGCTGTGCGTAATACTTTTTTTTGATCTAGTTAACcaaatctgcaaatattttgcactatgtgtattttgtatttttctgaagagacTGAGGTAAGTTCAGTACCTAACTTCACCGCCTCATTTCACCTGGATGGGTATAGATCCTCTGCTGTTGTTTTCTCTCATGATTGAATGCCCTTGGCTGGTCAACACCTGTATCTTTACCATTGAACACCTCAGGGGATGCATTTGTGGTAGGAGGATAACCAGATCCCACATGATTACAGTTTATCCCAAAGTGGTTATGGTCACcagtaagaaacaaacaagCTGTTAAATCCCCAatgtctttcctttctgtgctttACATAGTGTAACCTGGACCTTGCCTAGGAATAAATTCTGCTTCCTATTTTAAATGCCACAGCTTAAAGAGCCTAGAACTGCAGTACAGATTCTGTTACTGTCTAAGAATTTTTCTACtctgtttaatttcagtttaCTGTTTCTTAAATTGTAATCtaatatatttctataaaatgCTTCAGACTGTAGAGTGTTGTAGACTGTCTCCTTAAGTGCATCCTTTTCAAAAACTTACTAACTAATGtggttaaaaaataatttcatcctGAGCCCAAATCCTTCTTTAAGAAAGTAGATGTCTCAGTAAAAAGCACCCTCAGACCTATCCTAAAGGGCAAAAATTAATCAGGAAGGAATCCTTAAAATCAGACACCCGTAATGCATTTCTAGCTTTCAGGGAGCGCTACAGGTGAACAAAACAgttcaatattttaaatggctgattaaatttatttattactgcCTTAAAAATGAAGTTCAAGGATGATGTAGTAAATGAAGAGCATTAGAACAcccttttgtctcttttttttttttttttatattaggCTTCAAAAACAAAgctgactttttctttctcccgTTTCCCTTCTCTTTGTACCAGTGTGGAGGCTGCTGGGCTTTCAGCGTTGTGGGTAGTGTAGAGTCTGCCTATGCAATTAAAGGAAATAACCTGGAAGAACTCAGTGTACAGCAGGTTATTGACTGTTCATACAATAATTATGGCTGCAGCGGGGGATCCACTGTTAGTGCTTTGAGCTGGCTGAACCAGGTTTGAAACTTTTCATAAATCTTGAACCCTTCCTTAGCTTTCATATGAACATTCTTTTTTACTGGGAAAAAGTGATGGGGAAGGTGGAGCGTACAgttcatctgattttttttaatgtatgtgtgtatatgtacgtatgtatgcatatacgtgtgtgtgtgtatatgtgtatgcGTATTTAGTTAGTCTGGAATCAACAGAGAGTTTGTTCAATGAGAATTTAAACTTGGTTGGAATTTATGGTCTATATATGTTCTTGTGAATGTAACAAATCAACTCACAGGGGTTGAAAATAACGTTCCTACAGTATTTCCACTGAATTCAATTGGAACTGCAGACATACAGTACCAGTGTATCCACTGGTATCCACCAGTTTATCCACTTGTCATTTTGTGGATTTGAGTGTCCAGTTTAGGCACCAGCatctggggaaaaggagagatgttgagattttctgctttcaaatttcTATGGTTTCTGTTGTGAACACTCTAAAATCATGCACAAGTCTGGAGAACCTCAGAATAGAATTAAGTGCGTTTACCTTTGTTTTACTTGCAACGCAAAACATTGAAAATGCAGACATAgccatgaaaaatgcaaaatgtgtgTTAATGATATATGtaagcagaaacattttaatatcttcagaataaaaagtaCTCTCTAGGATTACACTTTGAGTTATAAGAGTATAAAAAGAAGTCCTtagtttttttaagttttaaaaaaaatcctgatggTCCTTTTTAAGAAGATTCATATAAACCTGGCTAATAACAGTATAGATAACTTGTTTAAGTTTGCATTTTAAGAGAGACAGAGGATAATCATCTGGATTCCTCTGAAGCAAAATTCCCTCTTGCTTGGCAACAGAGGGACTACAAATGAATTAGACTGGAGGAGACACTGTCATAAACATACTGTACAGCAGAAGACCAGTAAAGTGTAAAAAGTTGATGCAGTAGCTTTGCAGCTGGACTTTCATCTGTGGCAGCCATTATAATACATTATATACTAGAGTGAGGATTTGATGCTAATAGCAGAATTGGacttaatattttatgtaactGTTCTTGGGATATTTGTGGTTCTTGAACTGTGCCAAGGAGAGGATAATTTTTTGTGTGGATGTCACTTGAAGAGAATGAATGGTCATTCATTAAATGAATGCATAGTCTCTGTGTCTTGACATTGATGAGGTTGCTTACGAGGCTAATTTAAACCAGAGATACCTTTTAAATTTCGTTCATTATTTAAAGACTTCTGAATCCCTTCTGAAGCTTTCTCCATGAACAAGAAAACTAGAGATAGTAAATACCTTATTTCCCAGTATGACATTCTTATTTCTAATCTCAGCAAGAACACACTGAATTTTGAGTGAGTTCTGTGGtcattttcagtgtattttgacCTGCGTAGTGTTAAAGTCAAAGGCATTAAATTCTCATTCATTTATCTTCTTGCAGacaaaagtaaaactcgtgagAGATTCAGAATACACTTTTAAAGCTCAGACAGGACTATGCCATTATTTTGGACGCTCAGATTTTGGAGTATCAATAACAGGATTTGCTGCGTATGACTTCAGGTAGCTACTAttgattctttttatttgctgtacttttccttctgtgttcaGTAACTGTGGAGTAAGCTACAGCCAATAGTGCATTGACCAGCCAAAGGTTACGAGGTCGATTGCATCAGTTCTGTAGGTACGTACTGGCTAAGAATTAATACATAACATTTTTGAGAGTTAAGGCTTGCCACAGTGAATCCAGTCAGCACTAAGCTTGTTCAAATTAGAAAGCTTAAGTCTGTGTCTTGAAATTAGGTCTTTTAAATTGGCTATATTTGAACTGGAACATTGAGTCAGTTACAAGTTTTAATAAGTGAACATTACACTGCTTAAGTATCAGAAACAGTAAATCCTACCAATAGTAGTTGGAATTTGTTGAAAAATTTAGGAAGTAGTCAGTTACTTCATCCGTTTACATACCCACCCGCATCCTCCTCCAGCCCATGACTTGACAAACAATGTCATCATCTAAATTTTGTAAAGACAACTGGTCGCTTTTTAGGTTTCGGTGCCAAGAAAGTTTGTTTCTAGTTTTTATCAGTACAGTACAGCTGGATACTGAACTGacaagaaatataattttgacTAGAAATTGAATTACTGCCAGATACAAGTAACTAAAATCAATTATAGCTTTGCCAGTCTGTCTTTGCCAAATTTAGTTATTCCACACACCATGCAGTAATGAAAATTTCCTGTTCCAGTATATCAGACAAATAAAACCCTGTGAGGATGCTAACGATAGTGTCTGATAGTGGTAATGCCCTGTGGTTTTATATGTTTGAGATACATATTTTAGTGTGTTACTGTGTATGATACAAGAGGTACTTCTGtatgtttgaaaaaataatggCAAATAATAATATAGACTAATGTTTTGTCCAAAGTTGTTTTATAATTGAAAAAGGTGATGTATAAAAGGTACGTAGTGCTCACCATTGCCCACTGACTTGACCCCAAAACCTGCTTCTTTTTAATGGCATCATGTCTTTGGATCTGTACCTTTCCCATAGTCTGTGTGCCCTGTATCTGTATTACTGTGTTGCAGTAcatgaaatacatatttattgaTGTATGTTATGGGGTATGTAGAACTTACAGGAAATGATtgaattatttgatttttaaattgtacttAACAAGTAGATTACCACCACTCAAACGGCTTTAGTGTGCTAACTTAAGTCACTCGGCATTATCACTCACGTCTTTCACAGCggtcaggaagaagaaatgatgAGGATGCTTGTTAACTGGGGCCCTTTGGCAGTAACAGTAGATGCAGTTAGCTGGCAGGATTATCTTGGTGGCATCATACAGTATCACTGCTCCAGTGGAAGAGCAAATCATGCTGTTCTCATCACTGGTTTTGACAGAACAGGTACGTTTCCATCAACTGAATATCAGCCCAgtaggttttgtgtttttttctcttgcaactTGCCTCCTGTGGGGCGGATAGGTGATTAAAATCCAGAACTGGGTGTTCTGTTGAGAGCTGTTTGGTTTGGTGTCACATCAGTTCTGGAAAAACAGTCTGACCCCAGGAGAAATTCTCCTCTTGTCTGTGCTCCTTCAGTTCTGTGGGACTTCATGTCCTTGTAAAGACACGAACACAGCTATGTATGTCTTTACGCTAGCAGAGGATATATCCAGTCTGTTCAGCACTGGACTATCAACTCTATCCTCTAGGTGAACAGCAGTAGGTTTCACTGTACTGTATCATCCAAGCATCATAAACTATGAGATACTAACACGGTAATTAACTCTGTAGAGCGTTAGAAGTTTTTTATGCTTCCCACATATTATCTCTTGTTCCTGAAAATGTCTCTTCCAGGTAATATCCCGTACTGGATTATACAGAACTCTTGGGGGCCTACATGGGGAATAGACGGCTATGTTCGTGTTAAGATAGGCGGCAATGTCTGTGGTAAGTttgacaaaaaataattaaagtagTAAAGGCCACATGCTGGGATGTGTTTCTCCATGTAAGTAAAGCAGTATAATGGGATCCTCAGAGACgaaataaaaatcattgctgtgttttaaaagagGTTAGATGAGTCCAggtgggaaaataaataaagcagttgCTAGTGCAGTTGCTAGTTCAGCCAAGCCATATAGCTGAATGATTGAAAAACACCATACAAAGGTAAAGCTATATAAGGCGTAACAAATAAAATGCTATTGTACCTTACCATGAACAGGTAATGGCACTGTAAAGTATACAGCCATGTGTCACAGTTCTAGGTTAGTGCCATCGCTATACTCAGTGTAGGTAAAACAGCTGCTGGCCTTGTCTGGTGGATGCAATTATCTCTGGGCTCAGTTTAACAAACAAATATGGAAAGTGGATCTGCCCATGCTTGGGGATTCTGTACCCTGCTTGTGGCTTTTCTGGTAGGATAGAGGTATATACTTTTAGTGCTAGTTCCATCTCCTGCCCTGTTACCTGCATGAGATTTTTCTTGGGTGTTTGAGGGGAGTTTTGTGGTGTTAAGTACCCAGTTGCTGGATAAGGCAGGTGAAGCTCCTGTTTACCGGCAAAGATTGCTGAGCCACATTGCTGGGATTGGACTACTAGATAGTAGGTGTGTGTCGATTGAATTTTTGTCTGTTAGATTAACACTGTAGGTCTTCTGTTGGCTTTCCCTTCCATGGATGTTTCACAGTAGCTCTCACAGCCATTGTAAAAGGTGTTAGATGATGTAAATcatgtgcaaataaaaatagataataCTCAGTTTGGCTGCACTCCGTGAAGATCAGGACAACGTATCCAATCATAGATTTTCTGTGTTGCTAAAACTTGTTCATATTGTTGTTGTATAAAAAAACCTATTTGGAAAGAGTTGTTTAGAAATAGTGAGAATTAAAGCAAGTCTATTACAGAGGTGGTTAGGAAGAACAGCTgtgttatttttgaaatatgttcTTTCAAAAACCAGgatcttttacattttttgcagTGTGCCACACCAGAACAATCCAGCAAAGGCTAGTAGTTGTTCTGTTTCCCTCAAAGATGTTGTCTTCTGATTTAGAGGTGCTCTCATAACACTTTTGAGGTTATAAGAGCCATCGCCCTTTGATACCTTCACAGGCTGTAGTCAGACTTCGCTTTCAGTGCTGGAAGGAGTACAACAGTGCAAACAGACTTGAACTGAGCAGGAGTAAAAGCCTagtttgttctgtgtttgtgtgtgtgtatatgagTGTTCGAAAATGTGTCTTGTAAGGGAATTTGTGATCTCCAGTCTCTTGGTGAGCTTTCAAAGCTGCATAGCTTCATATTGTCTATCCATTGCTAATGCATATGATTAAAAGGGAGAGGATAGCAAGgtttaaattgcttttcagcACCCAGATTGGACTAATTCTGAATCCTGAGAAAGGATCTAAAGTTTTGAACatgaaagcagaggagagaggagtcTAGAGCACAGCTAAAATAGTGTCAGgcagtgaagaaataaaaagcttgcAGCTGATTCCCTGCCCCCTCTCCTCACCCCAGCGGTTCACCGTCATGGCATGGAAGAGAGAGGGCGTTATAGGAATATGAATTCTGGGAACTTATTTCTGGCAAGTCTTCAATTccagtatttattaaaaaaaatttgtttcatttgcagGTATAGCAGATACAGTTTCATTAGTATTTGTTTGACACTTCCTGGCCAAAGACCACGATTATCATTTGGATAACAG
Proteins encoded in this window:
- the CTSO gene encoding cathepsin O, which encodes MTWRPGAGRRPGTRQGAGPAAQRGVARPVARPCPSMGVLALALLCCLLRAGSAALLAPAGTRLGEEGGGGDRPGRPPWDGGGREKEAAAAALRESAKRIRLLNSSSKDNMTAFYGINQFSHLFPEEFKAIYLRSIPHKLPRYIKVPSGKEKPLPKKFDWRDKEVIAEVRNQQTCGGCWAFSVVGSVESAYAIKGNNLEELSVQQVIDCSYNNYGCSGGSTVSALSWLNQTKVKLVRDSEYTFKAQTGLCHYFGRSDFGVSITGFAAYDFSGQEEEMMRMLVNWGPLAVTVDAVSWQDYLGGIIQYHCSSGRANHAVLITGFDRTGNIPYWIIQNSWGPTWGIDGYVRVKIGGNVCGIADTVSLVFV